The region ggccacattttgaAAGGTAATGTAAatagccaaacaaaaaaatcacatctgagcaaaaaaaatctgaattaagcattaagacttgcggtgtgaacttAGCCATAGTCAACTAAaccagttttggcccttttactcaatccTTGTTATGGGGGTATTTGCAATGGCAATGTACCGCAGACCTTGCGGCTCACACCTCTCGATATTTAGTGACGTTTGCCACCCGACCGTCACACTTTGGGTCTCGCTTTCGCACGCTCCCTGGGTCGTAGAGGGCGACTGGCACcggtcataactgcttgcagttctagttattaggggtccaagcccgagggggcTGGGAACCGCGTTTGCAAGGCAACGCGGTTCACAGATCCAGCggagctgtggaaccctattgctTTCCTAaggtttcttattattatttttctcccCCTAAAACTGATGCTACAGCCTAAACCATACATGGTGTGGGTGGGTGCCATATTCAGGACTGGTCCAAATCCCTGCAAGGACCTcggacaaaaaaaagttgccgCTATTGCAGAAAAAACACGTTTGCcttataactcccaaaccgtacatctatatatatatatattatatatatatatatatatatatatatatatatatatatatatatatatatatataatgaatgaatgaatgaaccccaaatcccagaaaatgtgtttttttcataatatgggcactttaatgccTCGCAGCAACACATGAGATGCAATGAAATGATGGTATATGAGCAATCTGACTGTGTCACATTCACGATCCAGCGGCTTAGGGTGCTTGAAGGGACACAACACGATCTACAAGCTGAACGCAACTCGGACTTGTTTGTCCGCCTGGCCGCCCTGGGAACAATCCACGGAGGGAGAGCCTTCGCCTTTGCTGCAGCCACGGAGCCGGGAAATTCTGGCTGTAATTGGAAGTTGAGGACGGCACGACACACGAATGGGCCACCCTGTGCCGCGGACTGTTGACGACATAGGAACCGGAGGGCGGCGGTGGGACTTTGTGTTCGGTGCTGGGGCCAAGACTGTGAGAGAATTAGCGTCCAAGgtctatgctaaactgatgccaagtatccataggagaactcccaataccaaggaaatgggagcgagagctgagccctgtggggaacgcaattaattgggagacagtggGCCAACATTTTCCATtcttccaagaacccaaatcagcAGCAGattcacttcaacatatgtcataggacatattggactcctcagaagagatatgtcataaagtcatacCCACTCCCTactgcacgttctgtcaacctgaacaaactggccGGCTcgactgcaaccaagaaaatgatagctcaacgctggctcccccctactcgctttgtataaaacagtgctTAGCGTATttcctagacatagttatgcttgagctctctaaaGCAatgattaacaaagccaaatcatcgacaTTTGACCTATGgaaaagcgcagcagcacaaatatcagacctaatgacctcagcgccacaagaactagaggagagtgactaggcacgGTGTAATTTCCGTTTgtttattaggggtccaagcctgagtctgcaagaacgggcaatagcaaagctatgccgttcgcacagcagggctgtagaaccctattgtttttctactgattattcTTCTCCGCCTTAAACTCGGAGTGCCAAAATGCctaccccccaccatgtacggtttaccATTTTCAGGAATGGTCCAcaactccgcaaggacctcaggcgcaacaattcacccacttccaccactaggtggcgctatagcagaaaaaacgcgtttggccctataacgcCCACACCGTACACCGTACAGtcaaaaaccatacatccacgtgttccctGGATAAAACTGAATcacgatttttacaaaatttgttgggtaccatctagggccactcctgaggccaaccctagagtggggtactgaggggtcaaagtgggtgtggcctatgggacccacgtctaaattttctacttacactaatgtgaactttaaatttacagggtagatagacaatgggtcatggaccacacctaccaaaaattacacatgtggaccactaggtggcgctataatggtTTTTTGCCCCAcatacacatcgcacattaaaaaTCCTTAAATCCAcatgttccttgaatcaagctcaatcacatgatataggccacgcccatttctgctTAGATTTCTTTccgcaatatcgcgcaatgcgcaaaaccaactttttcgaactcgtcctaggccatacgacggatcagcacgaaacctggtacgtagtatctccagatggacgtgaccaaaagttactcaaggaattttgctacgttaaagtatgcacatttgaagaccaaacaaattttcctaggtagctaccacacacgtatcatatcatatcttgaccaaattaaatgttatcagcaaggcACTTGAGATCATTATTCAACATCCtactacgatgctctgtaccaaatttggcaaagatcggcctttagggggcgctttaagcaacgtttatttgttttggctcaataactcaatgcatttaaatggaaaatttgcaattgcaatatctctgccacagtaaaagCAATCAACAAAAAACTTGTGGTGCTTgttcggcatgccgctctgaggctctgtaccaaatctgGTGaggatcggccattagggggcgctataatcaacgtagacaagttttggcccttttactctaTGTTAATGCcatatttgcaatgggaatgtaccacagaccttgcagctcacacttcttactgatgtttgcctcctaccgTTAAGTTTTGGTTTTCACTTTTGCATGCTCCTTTCTCGcgcctctcgatatttaccgacgtttgcctcccaGCCGCCTGGCTTCGGGTTCCGCTTTCGCACGCTCCCCGGGGCGTCGGCGACGACTGGCATGGGcggcttgggccccgtcataactgcttgcagttctagtttgttttgttttcctcgagaccacagagggtggggggtgggagagggtttttgttcttgttcaatttgtgtttctgttctgtatattaaaaaaaagaaaaaaacaataaaaaaaggtatcataaaaaaaaagaaattgaaacaacccagagcgttttttctcctatgccAGAATaaatctgtggtgtagccagaatttactccacagcgctgtagagataGGTCTAGCAATGGGAGACTATGACAATATAGGAATGAGCAGATtaggaaaagtaaaaaaaaaatttaaattacaaCGTAAGTAGCTATTTAACCCTCTGGAGACCAGcaggataaaaataaatatatcatGTATTTAGATTTGTAGCTTCACAAGTTTTTATCATACAAGCGGAgcaaaaatattgacagaatcCTTATATTTTACACATTCTAAGGTGTCCAATGCcaaataatgttatttttaaaattaaGTAAATTAGATTAAACTTTTCACATAACTCAGTCACAGCAGTAACAGGGAACCCCATATTTGCATCTTTATTCACATGCTGATTACTTTCGATATTGCGAGAGGATCTAATCACACTGGACTACACCCAGGTAAACCAGAGCATTGTATTTTGGAAGAAGGATGGGATTCTGAACGCCCATGTCTGcgcttcacacacacagcagagccaAGAGGTATAGTGTGTTCAACACGCAGCACATGTACCTGACTGGGAACAATACAGAGAGGATTGTCCAGTGTGATTAGATCCTCCCACAATACCGAAACTAGTCAGCATGTGaatagatatgcaaatacaggTGGCTGGGTTTGTGCTCTGCCTGTGGAATTTTACCTACTGTGACTAAGTTATgtgaaatgttttatgttttatctaATTCACCtaattttaaaaataacattattttgCAGTGAACACCTTGGAAAGTGTAGAATATAAGGATTCTGTCAATTTTTGCAATGCTTGTATGCTAAAAACTTTAATCTATTATCTAGCTATTAATCTAAAACatgacatatttatttttattttttaacctcaAAACAACTTTTTAGATGTTTACAGAGTAAGTAATTCTGTATTTTTGTACCAAATGTTCTATATACAAATTAATTGTAATCTTACTTTTACTTTCCTACAAAACTGAGCACTGATTCAACTATGTTACTGTCGGTACAATAATCTTTGgctcaataaaaaaacattctgataaaaagaatgaatggtcaaaataatgtagtcatatCTGTCGTGACAAGTTCATGCATGCCCCTCAACTTGTTTCAAAAGCGTTTTCTGGGCCATAAATAAACCAAAGTCCAGTGTgctgtgtgaaaaaaaagaaaagaaacaccaCTGAAGACAAAGGGGAATTTGGCTCTCAAATGTCAGCCACCCAGAGACCTGAAGCCTGGACACACTTTTcccacaaacatacaaaacaatttgaatcctcctttaataaattaaatgaatattGAATGATATTTCTCACACAAAAAATAAGAAGCTTATCTGCTGCTGATTATCTGCGACCATCTAAATTCAACATTTTGTACTGTACTCAATTTGATGGCAAAGATCATGATTCTACTCACCTGAAAGCACAGTGAATATGGCAGCGAAGGCGTTAAGCTTGAGACCGTCAATGACATTGCCAAATTGACACACCTCTATGGACATGAGAATTCCTCCGGTGGCCAGCAGGAGGATGTACAGGCACTCTGCAACAATGGACAGCCACAGCACTCCTACGGAGAGAATTAATTATAGCAAAGGAATAGCAAAGAGGAAAAAGGGGGTGGGCTTGACACAGTTGAGTGAATTATGGAGGGGTTGTAGTGAtatgagagagaggagagatgggggatgggGAATTGAAAAAGAATATGGGTAAGTCAGGGCGAAGGGAGAGGATAGGGACTGAAAAAGAAGGATAGGGAGGAGAATGAGACAGGAAAGGTGAACCAGTGAACCTGTCACCCATATCATTAACCTTCACAGTCAGAGAAAAGATATACAGTATCATCTATCAAGGGACGTTCAACATCCTGAGTTCAGTTCTGTGTCTGAGGTAGGACAAAATATCAACAGacttaaaaaaggaagctgtGATGTAATTGTATATATCACCCAAGGGCAGGTAGTTATTGTGTGGTTAAATAATCACAAGGTGGACGAAAGTAATATCCCTGTTACCGAAAATAGCTCAGTATGAATTATGAATAGAGTTACATTCTTCAGCTTAAAAGGTCTTTTTACCTGCTCTATATTGAATTCAACACAAATATTTCTTTGAATAAATTTATAGGAGGGTGTAGAGGATTAAAGAGAATGTTATTAGAAGACATTAAAAGTGTTAAAACAGGCAGAAATTAAGTCCATTCCTTAAAActatttcttctcattttgcTTTGATAAATCTAATATTTTAATATGATACTAGCATGTGGCAGAGCAACATGGAGGTGAAATTGCAGCAAAAGAGACAGATGCTTTCAAGTGAATGTACAGTAGTTGTAAGTAAGCAGTAGTAATAATGCATTTGTTGGGGGGCTATTTTCAGTGCTGGATTAATTCCGGAGTATTCACGGCAGCAGGACGCTGTTTGTGGGATTCATTTATGAAAGAACATATCACCCAGCACAATGGTGTGGCTTATTAGTGTTGCCTATTGTaattatttaactttttgtcTGGCATCATCATCAGGTCAAGATTTTAGTTAGTCCAATACCTTGTTTTTTAACCCAATGCCCTCATAATGAATTGGATTCCTGTCAGCCTCTGCTGTTCCTTGTGTAATTTATTGAAAAATAATTAGagctgggtatcgccaatgatttccAGTATCAATTtgattccgattcacaaggATTCAATTTATTCTGATTAgattcaatatcaattaggttagggAAATTTCAGTTGCAATACCAGTTTTACAAaaggatataaaagagattctcagagatcttatgctgtaaattgtattAGCAAGAAGCAACcttcaaatatgttttaataatgtaccaggttaaaaatgtattcccacagattttgtttacagtactttttacttatacatccatggtgaaaaggcatatattaaaagattgatttctggatttttttaaatcgatatCACGGTATCTCGGTTCACTTAAGCAAAgattgattttatttcaagaacTTATTATTGTAACCCAGCCCTATACATAATGCATAAAAACCTATTTATTTctcaaacaaaaaaaggtttttggaCAAGAATAGAGCAATATGACACAGGTACAaaatatatcaggctttggctatACACTTTTCAGAAGGATACAGTCATTGTTGTTTCTTGTCTTTTAATGGTTTTTATTCTTGAAAATAAGAAAGAGATAGAATATTACCCAGCCTTAACCTTTAAGGCAGCTACATTTGTTGTAAGTTGACTTACAGAAATAACAACTTATAAATTATTATACTACTTTGATCAACAAACCTCTGGCAACCTCAACTGCAGCTTCCATGTAGACTAAAAATGCCATTAGTGGGATGCATACGTCACTCGCTACTCATTGATTTGGGCAAAATGCCTCCCTAACAGAAAACAGCTAACATGAACACAGTTTTAGACTGACTAATGTattgaaagaaaatgacaaCTCAGTCTGATTATCTGGCTAAAAGTTGGGGAAAAGCAAATTTCTGGGGCTCCAGCCTgtaatgttttctcaaaatccCCGAATCTTTGACGGTTTAAAGTAACTTTAACTTTCCCTTCAGTCTCTGTGACTGGACCTGAATCAATGGAGCAAAAGTTCTATTACTGGGGAAATATTGCCATTCATTCTACTAAACTCTACTGAACTCTACTAAAAATAGGTTTAATGATTTGTAATGCTGTTAATGCTAAATTCCTACCCTGCCTAGGTAATGTAACCTAAAATTAGTAACATCCGGCTATTTGTGCCTCACTTTAAATGGCAGGAGTGAAAATTATCCATCCTCAACATGTGTTGTATTCTGGAAGTTggacagttggagaacaattaGATAATTAGATAGATACAACACTAGATGTATACAGGAAGATTCTTTTCCTTGGCGACTATCATGTTTTTTCCAATGgatgtacagatttttagggtttctattatcaaatggcttgaaaaatagtgcacATAGCCATTAAATGGAGCATGCCCCCAGTCCACCCGctaggtttgggctgagccctGAATGTTTACTATGTCTGGCTCCTCCCCTGCCTGATCATGTTTATTATCAATTATTTGTTTAAGGCAGGGATACTATAAGCTAATGCCCCTTACGAACTTATAGTGATATTTTCATTACAAGTAACCAGCAGTAAGCCTACTAATAAGGCTTAAAATTTAATGTAGGCTTACAGATGAAAAGAAGTGTGGCTCTTGGCGGCCGACAGATGGTCTACTGTCTGATTGGTACGAGCATTGCCAGTATTTCATTACAGTGACAAAAGATATTAAATAGgcctaccttttttttaaaaacttcagTCAAAATGGTCACCACAGCCCTAAGCAGCTTACTTCGAGTGATCAGAACACAGCCCTTACGTTGTGTATGTGAGCAGCACAGTAAACTTTTTTCATTAGATTGGATGATTCTTGCTGCTTTTGAAGCTTGATTTTACAAACATCTTTAAAATCTTGAAAAAAGGTTCCAGCTCATACTACTGAATTATTGATGGACTAGGATGTATGAATTGTATGTGTGTCAGTGATActattttaaaacatatatGCTTACCTCTTTCATTTGAAGGTGCAACATAAAGGAAACTTCTGCATTTTTCACCTGGAAAAGATTGATTAGATTGATTTAATTGACACTCAGTGACAGTATAACCACTACTGGAACATGCTGATAAGTGACACAGGAACTTCATCTGTATTCCATCAATTTTCCAGATTGAGATAGAGAGTCACAGAAAGCCTATTCTACTTTGTGTGACACAGATAAAACTGTGatgtaaaattaaaaatcaCCATTTGATCCAATCTGAGAAGGGAtttcctttgtgtgtttgtgtaaaaacAAGCTCTGCCACTATCCCCAGCATGTCCTAATCTCCTGCAGCAAATTCAGCTAGTAGCAGTGTGCTGGTCAAAAATTCTGTGGGGTTTTACTGTCAACAGGACAAATGCGTGTGGAGACAGACACTGATACTGGGAAAACATTCGTAGATCCAGAATTGGGGAACCATGCAGCTCTCAGTGGGTTTATCTGGAACTGGCCCATAAATCAGTTCAACAGTTTTCACACCCAACACTGCTGTAGCtaaaagaataaaacatcaacTTTGAAGTGGACATAATCAGCCTTTAAACCCCGCTTTTTCCGTGTTTTCCAGTGACATCAAAAAAGAGCTGATTCCATTAATCAACTGACAGGAAGTTAGTTAACCTCGTTtgataaattagtttttttaatcacatttgcCAAACAATCTCCGGtgtcagcttctcaaatgtggaTGAGATGTTGATCAGACAAAACatgatataggcctatatgtcaACTtggatattgtacttttttgttactattttctgacatttcatggACCTCACATCCTCATTCTCAGTTGAATAAAACCGCCCTGCATCTAATATCCTTAGGGGGACCACAATAAtctatttttgttttcaaagcTGATGACTAGGTGTGATTTAAGATTTCTGATCTGCGTTTCTGATATTTTTAATGTAGTCTAACTGTGAAATTAATTTATCAGATATATCACGAAATCTAGTCTGTATTAAAGCAGGATTGTTTTGTATGATGGAATATTTTAATAGAAGCAGGACTTAGCTATTAGCTTTATTTTTATGGGTTACTGGATCGAGTGCTGACCACAGCCCGCGCGCCCCGCTCCGCTCCGGTCCCAACATCGGCCCGGTGCCTTTCTTTAAAAACGTACCGATCATGTTGATGTTCTGCTCGCAGGAGAACCAGATGCCGGTGTGAAACTTCCTCATCACATACTTATCCTCCCCGGTCTCCCAGATGTACTGCACCAGCCGCGTATCGTTGATGTTGGAGCTGTTGAACCTGATGCAGAACGACTGCTTGGTAGTCACCGGGCCCGTGCAGAACGGCTTGACCACTTTCCGCGTCCCGTCGCACCAGTAGCTGGTGGTGAGAGCCAACACTGCCAGTAGCAAAGCGAGGAAGTTAAACGTGAGAGCCAACGATGCTCTCCGGCGCCGGTCTATTCCCATAACGGCGACCAGTTGAGTGAAGACCCCTAACTTAATCCCTCGCTTGAATGACGTCGTATTCTGACGATTTCTCCTCCTCAAATCTTCATAATCCGGTTATTCCCGTTATTATAACAGCTAATTATCGCAGCGCGTCTGGCCCCTACAGTGTGCCTCTCACATTTGCTCCTCCAGTGCAGCTGACTCATTTTGTAGGCTGCCcccatctgacacacacacacacacacacacgcacacacacacacacacacacacacacacacacacacacacacacacacacacacacacacacacacacacacacacacaaatggactgcatttacaACATATTATCAAatgttgcttttcttttccAACTTTTGTAagccattttgttttaatgcagctgcttttatttaaagagatatttcacagctggaaagatgaatatgtatttaaattgggtcatttatgtagtagaaatgtgaaataatttgagaagttggtgccttctagaccaagaaaagccagaaaatgtatttttggctcatatggatgaaagacaacCACTCCCAGAATTCACTTGCTTCGCTTCCCTACAaggccactcccaagccacgcctaccggttACAGAGTGCAGCCAAGTCGAGTCAACtcaagtcaagtgggttttattgtcatttcaaccatatacactgcATATAGTGAAACGAAACAAccgctcaagtggtgttacacatttaaaatatataaaaaacaacattttataaaaacgacattatataaacaacattatataaGCACGACATTAGATAAAAATGAAATACGAGACaagctacatttagtgcacacacattatagactatacataaagtgcaattactacttaaagtagagcatttaagacagacaagggacaggacagacaacaaaagacagggcataagtagacttgtaacagagcactGATTGTTATAAGTTAGGTTCACCGTGAGGTGAAGGTAGAATATAAGAACTTTATTGAGATTTGCATGGTTAAAATCATGAGCAACAATAAATAGTCCATCCTTATGCGCGCTTTGGAGCTCACTGAtagctccgtaaagttcagctaacgcattgttagcaggatggatgggacaggtggccggctagcgttagttttccacctagctcgaacTCCTGCCCTCGTTCCGCATTTCCGCTTTCTCGCACATCGCTTTCGATGTCCCCTTCCCCGGCTAGTGGCATCAAGCgtcaccgcaggctgaggtgctggtctgcGTAGCAGGCAAAACTTTCGTAGTGTGTTGAGTATTccatctgtaataaagtttcctgcatattctccgatctgtaccaatgtatcccggtggtacacatgtgcggtagtttgaatgcaaggttgctgctgaaaagagagagcctgttagcttcaagatggctgacactcgactCGCATCAGGTAgtgaccatagacagtatataagaatggaccaacagatcccgttgctctggactattgctaactaaaatgctagttaacattagtaattaaacttaaacagctaatgtaagtcgaaactgcctgcaagcttctcctgtactatacagtaattcctctactatgtgacagtaagtcgcgtggttatgacacaatcgttagcctatttttacaaaaacgtctgctacggagccataacttgaggtacaaggtaatggagccttttatacattgtcgtgtttctttagaaataaacaatggacaaataaagtctttaaacacttcagatgtaaagttattcgctgtcaaagtgacatcaaaatgaatggcagtcaatggaatgctaacgtcgggtgatcgttttgtagcatcaaaatggcaccataggaggttcgagctctgaagcaaagcttacccccttggtagtgacagtcccaccccctatgggcgggaactagctggctgtagtctATGGCATCTGGCCGAGAAAgcctctgatgacgcaaaattacgatttttgcgtcatcagtACTTTGAAACAAAGCAGAATGATGCAGATCACTTGTATCAAGGCTATTAATTACTTAGAATGATTTGTTCCAGTGAACATTGATATATAGGTTTAATTTCCTTTCACATATACAAGTGCAAAGGTGGGCCATCAGGGACAGTAATATGAGGGGCCGTTTAGGCCATATATCAAGAATGCATGCACATACTCAACTTTTACCTCGCACACACATAAAAAGCATGCACATACACCAGTTTttttcacgcacacacataaaaaacatgcacatatacCAATTTCacctcgcacacacacattaaaagcaTGCACATACAACACTttctcacgcacacacaaaaaagcatAAACATACAATACTTTTTCTCACTACTTCCTCTCACAAAAACTTGTCTGTGTGCAAGATAAAAAGTTGTCTGCGTGTCagctaaaaaaaagtgtgtgcacgctaatatgcaaatgaggtgCAGCTTTAGCTGAGTAGGTATAGCACCTGTCTTCCAAATTGATCCCAAGTCTTGCAATCTTTCCAATTGTCCTAAGAGTAGACACTAAACCCCAAATTGCTGCTGATG is a window of Sander vitreus isolate 19-12246 chromosome 21, sanVit1, whole genome shotgun sequence DNA encoding:
- the gsg1l2b gene encoding germ cell-specific gene 1-like protein, giving the protein MGIDRRRRASLALTFNFLALLLAVLALTTSYWCDGTRKVVKPFCTGPVTTKQSFCIRFNSSNINDTRLVQYIWETGEDKYVMRKFHTGIWFSCEQNINMIGEKCRSFLYVAPSNERGVLWLSIVAECLYILLLATGGILMSIEVCQFGNVIDGLKLNAFAAIFTVLSGLLGMVAHMMFTTAFQLTVSLGPEDWKPQTWDYSWSYILAWSSFTACMASSVTTINRYTKTILEFKHKCRNIEKNLKIKQNLLELDSPEQVWDMYISSVPSTAEELLDLSSNGRKLSNTSIFLDLNDLPDPQGEEHC